A genomic region of Runella rosea contains the following coding sequences:
- a CDS encoding SRPBCC family protein: MEQKTKIQAEDGKQDLIITREFDLPLELLFKAYEEPNIVEQWMGTKVLKLENKKHGSYQFETTDPKGNKHGFNGVIHEFVPTQKITRTFEMENTRFPIQLEFLEFEKLTEATSKLTMHIVYRSVADRDQMLKLPFAQGINMAHNRIQDIVSNLK; this comes from the coding sequence ATGGAACAAAAAACAAAAATCCAGGCCGAAGACGGCAAACAGGACTTGATCATCACAAGGGAGTTTGATTTACCCTTAGAGTTACTGTTTAAAGCCTACGAGGAGCCCAACATTGTAGAGCAATGGATGGGAACCAAGGTGCTGAAATTGGAAAACAAAAAGCACGGCAGTTATCAGTTTGAAACCACCGACCCGAAGGGAAACAAACACGGTTTCAACGGCGTAATCCATGAGTTTGTGCCAACCCAGAAAATCACTCGGACGTTTGAAATGGAAAATACCCGCTTTCCCATTCAGTTGGAGTTTCTGGAATTTGAAAAACTCACCGAAGCTACCAGCAAACTCACCATGCACATCGTCTATCGCTCCGTGGCCGACCGAGACCAAATGCTGAAGTTACCCTTTGCGCAAGGTATCAATATGGCCCACAATCGAATACAGGACATCGTAAGTAACTTAAAATAA
- a CDS encoding metalloregulator ArsR/SmtB family transcription factor — protein MNLRRDVFQAIADPTRRAILLLVASQAMTAGAIAANFDTARPTVSKHLQILTECELLQQQQNGREIYYHLNVLKMKEVDDFIEPFRQMWDDRFNKLEAIMKNYKPEK, from the coding sequence ATGAACTTACGACGAGACGTATTTCAAGCCATTGCCGACCCCACACGGAGGGCTATTCTGCTGCTAGTGGCTTCGCAAGCTATGACGGCGGGGGCCATCGCGGCCAACTTTGACACCGCCCGCCCGACGGTTTCTAAACACCTGCAAATACTCACCGAGTGTGAATTGCTGCAACAACAACAAAACGGCAGGGAAATCTACTACCACCTCAATGTGCTGAAAATGAAAGAAGTAGATGATTTTATTGAGCCGTTCCGCCAAATGTGGGACGATCGATTTAACAAATTGGAAGCGATTATGAAAAACTATAAACCAGAAAAATAA